CCACCCGGCGGCGATTCTCACGCTGATCGAGAAAGAAGCCGGTCTTCTGCCCCTGGATCACGTCGGCCTCGAAGTGCAGGCCCGATTCGCGGAAGATGACCGTGCCGCTCTTCAATTCGCCCTGCACCACCAGACCGTCGTGCAGTCGGTGGTTGCGGGCGGCCTGCTGGATGTTGCGACTGAGGCGCAGCACCACCGCAAAGTCTGGAAACCGCTCAGCCAGCAGCGCCAGCACCTGCGGAAGATGGGGAAACCACGCCGCCGTATACAGCTTCAGCACCAGCACCTGCGCGTAGCGGTCGAGCACCAGCCCCGGCCAGCCGTCGCTCTCGCCGTTCAGCAGGCGGTACCCGTCGGTATCGGCCTCGAACAGCCCTTCCCGGCGGGCCAATGCCGCGTCCAGATGAGCCGCCCACCACGCCCCGTCTATCGTGACGGGCGCACCCACATGCAGCGCCCGCACCCGCAGCGGCGAGCCGGGATCGTACAGGCCAATGGCTAGAAAACGGTCCTGCCTATCGAGCACCACCGCCAGTTCACCCGCCTCGCCGGGCCGATTCTGAGACTTGACGCTGCTTTCATACAGCCACGGATGCCCGGCCCGCAGACCTTTCTGAGCGGCGGGAGTGACTTTTAGGCGAAGACGAGGAAGAGCGGACGGCGTGGGCTGGGACATGCTGAGCGGACTCTACCCCCCCTGGCCCGAATTCGCCACTCCGAGCACCGCAGCCCCAGCACCCTGCCCAGCCCAGAGCCGCGACTGGCACAGCCGAAAAGAAAGTGGCCTGCGTCTGCCGAGCGTGCCGAGCGTATTGAACTTCAAAGCACCTGAGTTGTTTAAGGTGAGATAAACACAGCTCTAATCTGCGTTGGAATATACGGAAATCAATCAAAGACGTATCTGACTTGCATCTGTGCAGGTCGGCAGCTCATCTGATAACTTCCGCTCAAGAAAGTGCCCGTTGTCAGGTATCAGACGGACGGGTATACTATTCGGCGAATCAACAACCCCAGAACGAGGAACCCCTCAGGTAGTTTTCTGCCTGCCTCCCAGCCCCCGCTCTGGATATGCAGTCGTTGGGCCATGTCCTGTTTTTACTCGCGGCGTTTGGAAGCGGTTCCTAAATGTACCCACTCCAATATCCTGACCATCTTTCCGGGCCGCCCTCAAGGAGTTTTTATGAAGAAAGCACTGACCGTTCTGTCGCTCGCCCTGCTGGGCAACGCCTCTGCCGCCACCCTCACCATCTGGACGCACTTCGGAGACGCTGAACTCAGCTGGCTCAAGGCGCAGACCGCCGCGTATACCAAGAGCAGCGGCAATGCCGTGAATATCGTCTCGGTGCCGTTCGATCAGATGCCCGACAAGTTCATCCAGTCTGCGCCCAAGGGCCAGGGACCTGATCTGGTGGTCACGCTGCCGCAGGACCGTCTGGGCCAGCTGGCCGCCTCGGGCGTGATTGCCGACATGAGCACCTACGTGGTGGGCCGCAGTGACCTGGACCCCACGGCAGTGAGCGCCATGACGTACAACGGCAAGCTGTTCGGTCTGCCGATGTTCGCCGAGGCTGTCGCAGTGGTCTACAACAAGAAGCTGCTGCCCAACGGCGTGCCGAGCAATTGGGACGCCTTCATCAAGGCCGCGCAGGGACAGACCGGTAACGGCAAATTCGGCTTCCTGGTCGATCTGAGCAACGCCTACATGAACTACGGCATCGTGAGCGCGTTCGGCGGGTACGTCTTCAAGAACAACAACGGCACACTGAACACCAAGGACGTGGGCCTTGCCAACGCCGGTTCCGGCAAGGCGATGGCGATGCTGAACGACCTGCGCTACAAGTACAACCTGATTCCCGAAGGCGTGGACGGCGGCGTTGCCAAGAGTGCGTTTACCGATGGCCGCCTCGCCATGCTGCTGACCGGCCCCTGGGACATGGCCGACATCAAGAAGGCGGGCATCAGTTACGGCATCGCCAACCTGCCTGCTCCGACCGGCGCAACCGGCAAGTGGTCGCCGTTCGTGGGCGTGCAGGGCATCATGATGAACGCCTACAGCAAGAACAAGCAGGCAGCTTCGGCGCTCGCCAAGATGCTGGTGAGCAGCAGCTCGCAGGTCGCCTTCAACAAGGCCGGTGGGCGCATTCCGGTCAGCCTCGCCGCCCGCGTGCAGCTGAAGGCCGATCCGGTGGTGGTGGGCTTCGGTAAGGCCATCAGCGCGGGCACCCCCATGCCCAACGTGCCGCAGATGGGCGCAGTGTGGGGCCCGTGGAGCAACGCCGTCGCCCAGAGCGTCCAGAAGCCCAACCCCAACTACAGCGGCATCCTCGACAGCGCCGTCAAGGAAATCAACAGCAACATCAAGTGAGCGCCGAGCCGACCGCCGCCTCTGTTGAATTTCTCCTCCACTGATGATCAAGGACGGGTACTCCCCGTCTTTTTTCATGGAGCTGGCACGCCTGCTGCGTTCCGGGTGGCAAGACAGCAGCGACCCGCCCAGCCAGCAACGCAGCCCGCTCTGAGACAGATTGAAATATGCTCTTCCAGCCTGCAAACTGAATAAATCCAGCGGCCTTCATGTTGTCAGGGCACTTTCATGTTATCGGGAGAGCGGTTCAGTCTTTTCAGGGGTATTTTTATCGTCCGCTCGCTCAGGTCGTCTGGTTTTCAGCGCTACCAGACAGTTCAGGGCCTGTTGCGACTCTTTACAGGAAGGTGGTGTAAACATGCAGAATACCCTGTCTCCGGTTCTGAACACACTATGACGGCGCTTTCGGCAGCGCAGACGGCAAAGCGGCTGACGCCCCCACAGGGAACGGGCGGCGTGTTGATCGCTATTGCCATTCTGGCGGTCATCATCGGCGGCGCGTCGCTGATCGGCTGGCTTATCAGCGGGCTGGTCTCGGCGGCGTTTCCGGCGGCTCCCCCCTACCTGATCCTGCTGATCACGCTGCCGGTGATGGTGGTGCTGCTGCTGCTGGGCGTGCGCCTGTTTCCGTGGATCGTGAGCTGGTACTACCTCGTTCCGGCACTGGTCTTTCTGATCGCCTTCACCATCCTGCCCATCGTCATGACCGTGAATTACGCGTTCACCAACTACTCGGGCGTGAACAGCGGATACGGCGACGTGGGCGTGAAAACCAACGTGAAGCTGTCGCCAGATCGCCGCAGCGTGACCTTCGCGCAGCTCTCCGGCCCCGCTGACGACCTGCCGACGATGCTGGCGTGTGCCAAACCCGACTGCGCGGGCGAAACGGTGGTGCTGTACGACGCCGACGGCGCGGTTCCGCTGTTTGCCCGCATCCAGAGCTTGAAGGGCATGACCGTCACGCTGGCGACTCCGGTGGCCGAGTCCTTCAAAGTCACCGATGGCAGCCGCCTGAACGCCATCCGGCGCGTGGGCCTCGCCAATTTCCGCGAGATCTTTGGCCGCGCCAGCGAGGAACTGCTGCCAGTGTTCGTCTGGACGGTGGTGTTCGCCTTTTCCACCGTGGTGCTGAATGCGCTGGCGGGCCTGATTCTGGGCATTCTGCTGTACAACAAGCGCCTGAAGGGCCGCAACATCTACCGCACGCTGCTGTTTTTACCGTGGGCCATTCCCACCGTCATCACGATTCAGATGTGGGTGGCGCTGCTCAATCAGCAGTTCGGCGTGGTGAACAAGACGCTGGGACTGCTGGGCATCAGCGCCGTGCCGTGGCTGACCGACCCGCTGTGGGCCAAGGTCAGCGTGCTGCTGGTGAACCTGTGGCTGGGCTTTCCGTACATGATGACCGCGACCATCTCGGCGCTGTCCACCATCTCCGATGATCTGTACGAAGCCGCCAGCATC
Above is a genomic segment from Deinococcus ruber containing:
- a CDS encoding ABC transporter permease subunit translates to MTALSAAQTAKRLTPPQGTGGVLIAIAILAVIIGGASLIGWLISGLVSAAFPAAPPYLILLITLPVMVVLLLLGVRLFPWIVSWYYLVPALVFLIAFTILPIVMTVNYAFTNYSGVNSGYGDVGVKTNVKLSPDRRSVTFAQLSGPADDLPTMLACAKPDCAGETVVLYDADGAVPLFARIQSLKGMTVTLATPVAESFKVTDGSRLNAIRRVGLANFREIFGRASEELLPVFVWTVVFAFSTVVLNALAGLILGILLYNKRLKGRNIYRTLLFLPWAIPTVITIQMWVALLNQQFGVVNKTLGLLGISAVPWLTDPLWAKVSVLLVNLWLGFPYMMTATISALSTISDDLYEAASIDGASRWQQIVNITLPLLRNSFTPILLSGFAFNFNNFGVIYLLTQGGPSVAGRTSTAGATDILLSWGYNTAFAASGGQNYALASAIALIVFFLTLAISLVNFRAAGVFEEAQR
- a CDS encoding 23S rRNA (cytosine(2499)-C(5))-methyltransferase, whose product is MSQPTPSALPRLRLKVTPAAQKGLRAGHPWLYESSVKSQNRPGEAGELAVVLDRQDRFLAIGLYDPGSPLRVRALHVGAPVTIDGAWWAAHLDAALARREGLFEADTDGYRLLNGESDGWPGLVLDRYAQVLVLKLYTAAWFPHLPQVLALLAERFPDFAVVLRLSRNIQQAARNHRLHDGLVVQGELKSGTVIFRESGLHFEADVIQGQKTGFFLDQRENRRRVEALVQTLPAEKRVLNAFSFSGGFSLYAARGGATTVVSLDISAHALRSSERNFALNHDLQAVATCRHDPIQADVFEWLANADDQFGLIVLDPPSLARRESERATAIRAYGRLAEDAVALLGRGGVLVSASCSAHVSAEEFFAAVRQGIERSGRSFTELETTAHAPDHLATFPEAQYLKAIYLRVY
- a CDS encoding sugar ABC transporter substrate-binding protein; this encodes MKKALTVLSLALLGNASAATLTIWTHFGDAELSWLKAQTAAYTKSSGNAVNIVSVPFDQMPDKFIQSAPKGQGPDLVVTLPQDRLGQLAASGVIADMSTYVVGRSDLDPTAVSAMTYNGKLFGLPMFAEAVAVVYNKKLLPNGVPSNWDAFIKAAQGQTGNGKFGFLVDLSNAYMNYGIVSAFGGYVFKNNNGTLNTKDVGLANAGSGKAMAMLNDLRYKYNLIPEGVDGGVAKSAFTDGRLAMLLTGPWDMADIKKAGISYGIANLPAPTGATGKWSPFVGVQGIMMNAYSKNKQAASALAKMLVSSSSQVAFNKAGGRIPVSLAARVQLKADPVVVGFGKAISAGTPMPNVPQMGAVWGPWSNAVAQSVQKPNPNYSGILDSAVKEINSNIK